From the Streptomyces pluripotens genome, one window contains:
- a CDS encoding DUF501 domain-containing protein has translation METPPPPTPRTEPTDADVEAFKQQLGRPPRGLRAIAHRCPCGQPDVVETAPRLPDGTPFPTLYYLTCPKASSAIGTLEASGVMKEMTERLQRDPELAAAYRAAHEDYIRRRDEIEELQGFPSAGGMPDRVKCLHVLVAHSLAAGPGVNPLGDEALAMLPEWWRKGACVTLPKEDEQ, from the coding sequence ATGGAAACCCCTCCGCCGCCCACTCCGCGCACCGAGCCCACCGATGCGGACGTCGAGGCCTTCAAGCAGCAGCTGGGCCGCCCGCCGCGGGGCCTGCGGGCCATCGCACACCGCTGTCCGTGCGGCCAACCGGACGTCGTGGAGACGGCACCGCGCCTGCCCGACGGCACACCCTTCCCGACGCTGTACTACCTGACGTGCCCGAAGGCGTCCTCGGCCATCGGCACGCTGGAGGCCAGCGGTGTGATGAAGGAGATGACGGAACGGCTGCAGCGCGACCCCGAACTGGCCGCCGCCTACCGGGCCGCGCACGAGGACTACATCCGGCGCCGGGACGAGATCGAGGAGCTGCAGGGCTTCCCGAGCGCGGGCGGCATGCCGGACCGGGTCAAGTGCCTGCACGTCCTGGTCGCCCATTCCCTGGCCGCGGGCCCGGGGGTCAACCCGCTCGGCGACGAGGCTCTCGCCATGCTGCCGGAGTGGTGGCGCAAGGGCGCCTGCGTGACCCTCCCGAAGGAGGACGAGCAGTGA
- a CDS encoding Ppx/GppA phosphatase family protein — protein MTRVAAIDCGTNSIRLLVADVDPRTGELVDLDRRMTIVRLGQGVDRTGRLAPQALERTFAACREYAAVIKEHGAERIRFVATSASRDAENRDDFVRGVLDILGVEPEVITGDQEAEFSFTGATRELTGRDDLTKPFLVVDIGGGSTEFVVGEEHARAARSVDIGCVRMTERHLVRDGEVTDPPTQEQIAAITADIEAALDLVEQTVPLREAHTLVGLAGSVTTVSAIAQGLPEYDSARIHHSRISRERVREITEWLLRSTHAERAAVPSMHPGRVDVIGAGALVLLAIMERIGAEEVVVSEHDILDGIAHYAASGAR, from the coding sequence GTGACCCGCGTCGCCGCCATCGACTGCGGTACAAACTCCATCCGCCTCCTGGTGGCCGACGTCGACCCGCGGACGGGCGAACTGGTCGACCTGGACCGCCGCATGACGATCGTGCGGCTCGGCCAGGGCGTCGACCGCACCGGCCGGCTCGCCCCGCAGGCACTGGAGCGCACCTTCGCTGCCTGTCGTGAGTACGCGGCGGTCATCAAGGAACACGGGGCCGAACGCATCCGGTTCGTCGCCACCTCGGCCTCCCGTGACGCCGAGAACCGCGACGACTTCGTACGCGGCGTCCTGGACATCCTCGGTGTCGAGCCGGAGGTCATCACCGGCGACCAGGAGGCCGAGTTCTCCTTCACCGGGGCCACCAGGGAGCTGACGGGGCGTGATGACCTCACCAAGCCCTTCCTGGTGGTGGACATCGGCGGCGGTTCCACCGAGTTCGTCGTGGGCGAGGAGCACGCCCGGGCCGCGCGGTCCGTGGACATCGGCTGCGTGCGGATGACGGAACGCCACCTGGTGCGCGACGGTGAGGTCACCGACCCGCCCACCCAGGAGCAGATCGCCGCCATAACGGCCGATATCGAGGCCGCCCTGGACCTCGTGGAGCAGACGGTCCCGCTGCGCGAGGCGCACACCCTGGTGGGCCTGGCCGGCTCGGTCACCACCGTGTCCGCGATCGCCCAGGGCCTGCCCGAGTACGACTCCGCGCGCATCCACCACTCCCGGATCTCCCGCGAACGCGTTCGCGAGATCACCGAATGGCTGCTGCGTTCCACGCACGCCGAGCGCGCAGCGGTGCCCTCCATGCACCCGGGCCGGGTCGACGTCATCGGCGCGGGGGCCCTGGTGCTTCTCGCGATCATGGAGCGGATCGGTGCCGAAGAGGTCGTGGTGAGCGAGCACGACATCCTCGACGGCATCGCTCATTACGCGGCGAGCGGGGCGCGCTGA
- a CDS encoding type II toxin-antitoxin system RelE family toxin, translated as MKYAFRFTTAAQRQLRAISRPDAMRILTALTALGDDPYREDADIKKLTGPSGLYRLRVGSYRVAYQIDDGELVVLVVKVGDRRDTYRNL; from the coding sequence GTGAAGTACGCCTTCCGGTTCACCACGGCGGCGCAGCGGCAGCTCCGGGCCATCAGCCGGCCCGACGCTATGCGCATTCTGACCGCGCTGACCGCACTCGGTGACGACCCGTACCGCGAGGACGCCGACATCAAGAAACTCACCGGCCCGTCGGGGCTCTATCGGCTCCGAGTCGGAAGCTACCGGGTCGCCTACCAGATCGACGATGGTGAACTCGTCGTCCTCGTCGTCAAGGTGGGCGACCGGCGGGACACCTACCGCAACCTGTGA
- a CDS encoding type II toxin-antitoxin system Phd/YefM family antitoxin, with the protein MAENTVTVREARAHLADHINRAEEGIPTVITRNGAPVAAVVPITDFEALEEAADVMLAREAEAVLAEGGPTVTMAELLADLFTEHGGEAA; encoded by the coding sequence ATGGCCGAGAACACCGTGACAGTACGAGAGGCCCGCGCACATCTCGCGGACCACATCAACCGGGCCGAGGAAGGCATCCCGACGGTCATCACGCGCAACGGCGCGCCGGTGGCGGCCGTGGTTCCGATCACGGACTTCGAAGCTCTGGAGGAAGCGGCCGACGTGATGTTGGCGCGCGAAGCGGAAGCGGTCCTGGCCGAGGGCGGCCCCACCGTAACCATGGCGGAACTGCTGGCGGACCTGTTCACCGAACACGGCGGCGAGGCGGCGTGA
- a CDS encoding NAD(P)/FAD-dependent oxidoreductase: protein MSTTERPRILVVGGGYVGLYAARRILKKMRYGEATVTVVDPRSYMTYQPFLPEAAAGNISPRHVVVPLRRVLPKAEVLTGRVTTIDQDRKVATIAPLVGEAYELPFDYLVIAMGAVSRTFPIPGLAEQGIGMKGIEESIGLRNHVLEQLDKADSTTDEEIRRKALTFVFIGGGFAGAETIGEVEDMARDAAKYYKNVSREDMRFVLVDAADKILPEVGPKLGQYGREHLESRGVEIYLSTSMDSCVGGHVVLKNGLEVDSNTIVWTAGVKPNPALARFGLPLGPRGHVDCEPTLQVKGTDYIWAAGDNAQVPDLVGRKAGNENAWCPPNAQHALRQAKALGDNVISGMRGFPQKEYEHANKGAVAGLGLHKGVAMIVMGKMKIKVKGRLAWYMHRGYHGLAMPTWNRKIRVFADWTLGMFLKREVVSLGAMQNPREEFYEAAKPAPVAAAPKTGEKAKAS from the coding sequence ATGAGCACCACGGAGCGTCCCAGGATCCTCGTAGTAGGCGGTGGGTACGTAGGCCTGTACGCAGCTCGGCGCATCCTCAAGAAGATGCGCTACGGAGAGGCGACCGTCACGGTCGTCGACCCCCGGTCGTACATGACCTACCAGCCCTTCCTCCCCGAAGCCGCCGCCGGCAACATCTCCCCTCGCCATGTCGTCGTCCCGCTGCGGCGCGTGCTGCCGAAGGCGGAGGTCCTCACCGGCCGGGTCACCACCATCGACCAGGACCGCAAGGTGGCCACGATCGCCCCACTCGTGGGAGAGGCGTACGAGCTGCCCTTCGACTACCTGGTGATCGCGATGGGCGCGGTCTCCCGTACCTTCCCGATCCCCGGCCTCGCCGAGCAGGGCATCGGCATGAAGGGCATCGAGGAGTCCATCGGGCTGCGCAACCACGTGCTGGAGCAGTTGGACAAGGCAGACTCCACGACTGACGAGGAGATCCGCCGCAAGGCGCTCACCTTCGTCTTCATCGGCGGCGGCTTCGCGGGCGCGGAGACCATCGGCGAGGTCGAGGACATGGCCCGGGACGCGGCCAAGTACTACAAGAACGTCTCCCGCGAGGACATGCGGTTCGTCCTGGTCGACGCGGCTGACAAGATCCTTCCCGAGGTCGGCCCCAAGCTCGGCCAGTACGGCAGGGAGCACCTGGAGAGCCGGGGTGTCGAGATCTACCTCTCCACCTCCATGGACTCCTGCGTCGGCGGACACGTGGTGCTGAAGAACGGGCTGGAGGTCGACTCCAACACGATCGTCTGGACCGCTGGCGTCAAGCCGAACCCGGCCCTGGCCCGCTTCGGCCTGCCCCTCGGCCCCCGCGGCCACGTCGACTGCGAGCCCACGCTCCAGGTCAAGGGCACGGACTACATCTGGGCCGCCGGTGACAACGCGCAGGTCCCGGACCTCGTCGGCCGTAAGGCGGGCAACGAGAACGCCTGGTGCCCGCCGAACGCCCAGCACGCCCTGCGCCAGGCCAAGGCCCTCGGCGACAACGTGATCTCCGGTATGCGGGGCTTCCCGCAGAAGGAGTACGAGCACGCCAACAAGGGCGCGGTGGCCGGTCTCGGCCTCCACAAGGGCGTGGCGATGATCGTCATGGGCAAGATGAAGATCAAGGTCAAGGGTCGCCTCGCCTGGTACATGCACCGTGGTTACCACGGTCTGGCCATGCCGACCTGGAACCGCAAGATCCGTGTCTTCGCCGACTGGACGCTCGGCATGTTCCTCAAGCGCGAGGTCGTCTCCCTCGGCGCCATGCAGAACCCGCGCGAGGAGTTCTACGAGGCCGCGAAGCCGGCCCCGGTCGCCGCGGCGCCGAAGACCGGGGAGAAGGCCAAGGCCTCCTGA
- a CDS encoding SAM-dependent methyltransferase, whose translation MADAASRLRRLAEQLLGVPLPVRVRAWDGSQDGPPDAPALVVRNRRALRRMLFPPGELGLARAWVSGDLDIEGDLYSVLDSMAGLIWERDEDARSFAQALRDPEVRVAGYELLKLTGLPFPPAPPREEVRRRRHLHTRSSDRRAISHHYDVGNDFYGIVLGPSMIYSCAYWEDGGTLESAQRDKLELVCRKLGLTAGQRLLDVGCGWGSMAVHAAREHGVSVVGVTLSQEQAAHARKRVADEGLTDRVEIRVQDYRDVVDGPYDAISSIGMAEHVGAEPYLRYASDLYALLKPGGRLLNHQIARRPQQDEASYEVDRFIDAYVFPDGELAPIGTTVTQLERAGFEVRDVESIREHYARTLRCWVTNLEADWDRAVRLSSPGRARVWRLYMAASALAFERNRIGVNQVLAVRTPESGASGLPLRTRTWHG comes from the coding sequence ATGGCCGACGCCGCATCGCGGCTCAGGAGACTCGCCGAGCAGTTGCTGGGAGTGCCGCTCCCGGTACGGGTACGGGCCTGGGACGGTTCGCAGGACGGGCCGCCGGACGCCCCGGCACTCGTCGTGCGCAACCGTCGTGCCCTACGCCGGATGCTGTTCCCACCAGGTGAACTGGGACTGGCCCGGGCCTGGGTCTCCGGCGACCTGGACATCGAGGGAGACCTGTACTCCGTGCTCGACTCGATGGCGGGGCTGATCTGGGAGCGGGACGAGGACGCCCGTAGCTTCGCCCAGGCGTTGCGTGACCCCGAAGTCAGGGTCGCCGGATATGAGTTGCTGAAGCTCACCGGGTTGCCGTTCCCGCCCGCCCCGCCCCGCGAGGAGGTGCGCAGGCGCCGCCACCTGCACACCCGGAGCAGCGACAGGCGGGCCATCAGCCACCACTACGATGTGGGTAACGACTTCTACGGCATCGTCCTGGGCCCGTCCATGATCTACTCGTGCGCCTACTGGGAGGACGGCGGCACCCTGGAGTCCGCCCAGCGGGACAAGCTTGAACTCGTGTGTCGGAAGCTCGGTCTGACTGCAGGCCAGCGGTTGCTGGACGTCGGCTGCGGCTGGGGCTCGATGGCCGTCCACGCCGCCCGCGAGCACGGCGTGAGCGTCGTCGGCGTCACCCTCTCCCAGGAGCAGGCCGCCCACGCCCGCAAGCGCGTCGCTGACGAGGGTCTGACCGACCGCGTGGAGATCAGGGTGCAGGACTACCGGGACGTCGTCGACGGACCCTACGACGCGATCTCCTCCATCGGCATGGCCGAACACGTCGGTGCCGAACCCTACCTGCGGTACGCGAGCGATCTGTACGCCCTGCTGAAACCCGGCGGCCGGCTGCTCAACCACCAGATCGCCCGCCGCCCCCAGCAGGACGAAGCGTCGTACGAGGTCGACCGGTTCATCGACGCCTATGTCTTCCCCGACGGCGAACTCGCCCCGATCGGCACCACCGTCACCCAACTGGAGCGGGCCGGCTTCGAGGTGCGGGACGTGGAGTCCATCCGTGAGCACTACGCCCGCACCCTGCGGTGCTGGGTGACCAACCTGGAGGCCGACTGGGACCGCGCGGTCCGGCTCAGCAGCCCCGGGCGTGCCCGCGTCTGGCGCCTGTACATGGCCGCCAGTGCACTCGCCTTCGAACGCAACCGCATCGGCGTCAACCAGGTCCTGGCGGTCCGCACCCCCGAATCGGGCGCGTCCGGGCTCCCGCTGCGGACCCGCACCTGGCACGGCTGA
- a CDS encoding ABC transporter permease, protein MFRTALRNVLAHKARLLMTVLAVMLGVAFVSGTLVFTNTVSDAFQKSSAKGFDHVDVAIRPKYQESKGNAVGRLPELPRKLLAEAAKVPGAASATGVVTGFTAVADKNGHLVGGDWQSVGGNYWGAKDSRYPLVSGHAPHGENEVLIDSATAERAGYKAGDTVRLSVDGPVLTPRIAGIFTTDDGNVAAGGSLVLYDTPTAQALFGKKGTYDEIDVRARTGTSQSALKSQLDEVLPTHLVETTTGKQLADDQARMISTSMSGLRQILLVFAGIALFVGTFIIANTFTMLVAQRTRELALLRAVGASRRQVTRSVLIEAFVVGAVAGVAGLAAGIGIGAGLRELLGALGATLPDGPLVISPGTVVAALAVGVLITMLAAWLPGRRAAKVPPVAAMSSLHAKATTKSLVLRNTLGALLSAAGIAVILAATTMDADTAKVPMGLGAVLLIIGVFILTPLLSRPLIAATAPVLRVFGVSGRLARQNSVRNPRRTAATASALMIGLTLITGMTVLAGSLQRSIDKMASSAIRADYVVSMANRGPLSPDVAKKLAGTDGVTASSPMRNAVSRIDGETEFLTGVDGSAITELTDLKVDDGSFAVGGTRVVVDKDQADSHGWQAGSEFTMHFEDGKAQRLTVAGVYEGNEMVNGIMLDNRTLSPHLKDPADMKVMVKTADGASAAVKDRLEKALGSNPAIRVQDKKDISHQIAEIFTQVLNMVYGLLAMAVIVAVIGVINTLAMSVFERSQEIGMLRAIGLDRRAVRRMVRLESLVISLFGGVLGIGLGVFFGWAAGELLGTKMPTYELVLPWGRMAVFLLLAGVVGILAALWPARRATRLNMLAAIKAE, encoded by the coding sequence ATGTTCCGCACCGCCCTGCGCAACGTCCTCGCGCACAAGGCCCGGCTGCTGATGACCGTGCTCGCCGTCATGCTCGGCGTGGCGTTCGTCTCCGGCACGCTGGTCTTCACCAACACCGTCTCCGACGCCTTCCAGAAGAGCTCCGCCAAGGGGTTCGACCATGTCGACGTCGCCATACGGCCCAAGTACCAGGAATCCAAGGGCAACGCGGTCGGCCGGCTTCCCGAGCTACCCCGGAAGCTGCTCGCCGAGGCCGCCAAGGTACCAGGCGCCGCCTCCGCCACCGGTGTCGTCACCGGCTTCACCGCGGTCGCCGACAAGAACGGCCATCTGGTCGGTGGCGACTGGCAGTCTGTGGGCGGCAACTACTGGGGTGCCAAGGACTCGCGGTACCCGCTGGTCAGTGGTCACGCCCCGCACGGCGAGAACGAGGTGCTGATCGACTCGGCCACCGCCGAGCGAGCCGGGTACAAGGCCGGCGACACCGTGCGCCTGTCGGTCGACGGTCCGGTGCTCACCCCGCGCATCGCCGGCATCTTCACCACCGACGACGGCAACGTCGCCGCGGGCGGCAGCCTCGTCCTGTACGACACACCGACCGCGCAGGCCCTGTTCGGCAAGAAGGGCACGTACGACGAGATCGACGTGCGGGCCCGCACCGGAACCAGCCAGTCGGCGCTCAAGTCCCAGCTCGACGAGGTCCTGCCGACCCACCTGGTGGAGACCACCACCGGCAAGCAGCTCGCCGACGACCAGGCGCGGATGATCTCCACGTCGATGAGCGGACTGCGGCAGATACTGCTGGTGTTCGCTGGTATCGCGCTGTTCGTCGGTACGTTCATCATCGCCAACACCTTCACCATGCTGGTCGCCCAGCGCACCCGGGAACTGGCCCTACTGCGGGCGGTCGGTGCGTCCCGTCGCCAGGTCACCCGTTCGGTGCTCATCGAGGCGTTCGTGGTCGGCGCGGTCGCCGGCGTGGCAGGACTGGCCGCCGGCATCGGTATCGGCGCGGGCCTGCGCGAGTTGCTGGGCGCCCTGGGTGCCACCCTGCCCGACGGCCCGTTGGTGATCAGCCCGGGCACCGTGGTGGCCGCCCTCGCGGTCGGCGTCCTCATCACCATGCTGGCCGCCTGGCTGCCCGGCCGCCGGGCAGCGAAGGTCCCGCCGGTGGCGGCGATGAGCAGTCTGCACGCCAAGGCCACCACCAAGTCGCTGGTGCTGCGCAACACGCTGGGCGCGCTGCTCTCAGCGGCCGGCATCGCCGTGATCCTGGCGGCCACGACGATGGATGCCGATACCGCCAAGGTCCCGATGGGCCTCGGTGCCGTCCTGTTGATCATCGGCGTGTTCATCCTGACTCCGCTGCTGTCCCGCCCGCTGATCGCGGCCACCGCCCCGGTGCTGCGCGTGTTCGGTGTCTCGGGCAGGCTGGCCCGCCAGAACTCGGTGCGCAACCCGCGCCGCACCGCGGCCACCGCCTCGGCACTGATGATCGGCCTGACCCTGATCACCGGCATGACCGTGCTGGCGGGCAGCCTGCAGAGGTCCATCGACAAGATGGCCTCCTCGGCGATCCGTGCCGACTACGTCGTCTCGATGGCCAATCGCGGTCCCCTCTCACCCGACGTGGCGAAGAAGCTCGCCGGCACCGACGGGGTCACCGCGAGCAGCCCGATGCGCAACGCGGTGTCCCGCATCGACGGCGAAACCGAGTTCCTGACCGGCGTCGACGGCTCGGCGATCACCGAACTGACGGATCTGAAGGTGGACGACGGTTCCTTCGCGGTGGGCGGCACCCGGGTCGTCGTGGACAAGGACCAGGCCGACTCGCACGGCTGGCAGGCCGGTTCCGAGTTCACCATGCACTTCGAGGACGGCAAGGCGCAGCGGCTGACGGTCGCCGGTGTCTACGAGGGCAACGAGATGGTCAACGGAATCATGCTCGACAACCGGACCCTCAGTCCCCATCTGAAGGACCCCGCTGACATGAAGGTGATGGTCAAGACGGCGGACGGCGCTTCGGCCGCGGTCAAGGATCGGCTGGAGAAGGCCCTCGGCTCCAATCCGGCGATCAGGGTCCAGGACAAGAAGGACATCTCCCACCAGATCGCGGAGATATTCACGCAGGTTCTGAACATGGTCTACGGCCTGCTCGCCATGGCAGTGATCGTGGCGGTGATCGGGGTCATCAACACCCTGGCGATGTCGGTCTTTGAGCGTTCCCAGGAGATCGGCATGCTGCGGGCGATCGGTCTGGACCGCAGGGCCGTCAGGCGGATGGTGCGTCTGGAATCCCTGGTGATCTCCCTGTTCGGCGGCGTACTCGGGATCGGTCTGGGCGTGTTCTTCGGCTGGGCGGCCGGCGAGCTGCTGGGCACGAAGATGCCGACGTACGAACTGGTCCTGCCGTGGGGCCGAATGGCGGTCTTCCTCCTGCTGGCGGGCGTGGTCGGCATCCTGGCCGCCCTGTGGCCGGCCCGGCGTGCGACGCGGCTGAACATGCTGGCGGCGATCAAGGCCGAGTAA
- a CDS encoding ABC transporter ATP-binding protein codes for MTTTSTAGRATAVAARASELSKIYGQGETRVVALDRVSVDFRQAEFTAIMGPSGSGKSTLMHCVAGLDTFSSGSVRIGDTELGSLKDKQLTKLRRDKIGFIFQAFNLLPTLTAQENITLPMDIAGRKPDAVWLDQVIQMVGLSSRLSHRPSQLSGGQQQRVAVARALAAKPEIIFGDEPTGNLDSRSGAEVLGFLRNSVRELGQTVVMVTHDPVAAAYADRVVFLADGRIVDEIHHPTADSVLDLMRSLPGSGNTSGTVPHQTAGFDGKGRTS; via the coding sequence GTGACCACCACATCCACCGCCGGCAGGGCGACCGCCGTGGCCGCCCGCGCCTCGGAGTTGTCGAAGATCTACGGGCAGGGTGAGACCCGTGTCGTCGCCCTGGACCGGGTCTCCGTCGACTTCCGGCAGGCCGAGTTCACCGCGATCATGGGCCCGTCTGGCTCCGGCAAGTCCACACTGATGCACTGCGTGGCCGGTCTGGACACCTTCTCCTCCGGTTCCGTACGCATCGGTGACACCGAGCTGGGCTCCCTGAAGGACAAGCAGCTCACCAAGTTGCGCCGGGACAAGATCGGCTTCATCTTCCAGGCGTTCAACCTGCTGCCGACGCTGACCGCGCAGGAGAACATCACCCTGCCCATGGACATAGCCGGGCGGAAGCCGGACGCGGTGTGGCTGGACCAGGTCATCCAGATGGTGGGGTTGTCCAGCCGGCTGAGCCACCGACCCTCCCAGCTCTCCGGCGGCCAGCAGCAGCGCGTGGCCGTCGCCCGTGCCCTCGCCGCCAAGCCGGAGATCATCTTCGGTGACGAGCCGACCGGCAACCTCGACTCACGCTCCGGCGCCGAGGTGCTCGGCTTCCTGCGCAACTCCGTGCGCGAGCTGGGCCAGACGGTCGTCATGGTCACCCACGACCCGGTGGCCGCGGCGTACGCGGACCGCGTGGTCTTCCTCGCGGACGGCCGGATCGTGGACGAGATCCACCACCCGACGGCCGACTCCGTCCTCGACCTCATGCGCAGTCTTCCCGGAAGCGGCAACACCAGCGGCACCGTGCCGCACCAGACCGCCGGGTTCGACGGGAAGGGCCGTACCAGCTGA
- a CDS encoding Bax inhibitor-1/YccA family protein yields the protein MRSSNPVLVRRGFSRGNGYAGFNTAPQAGYAQGNPYAQNPYGVQEGAPPQAVATADRMTMDDVIVRSATTLGTAVLGAILAWVLLPVTATSLFLAFGSGLIAMVLALVQSFKRTPSPALILGYAAFEGVFLGVLSAMYNSRWSGAPFQAVLGTMAVSGATLLVYRAGWIRVTARYARIGLAIGMAFVVVMAVNLMLVALGVAENGGLRSFGPIGALVGIIAILIGAFYLTLDFKEIEDGIAYGAPRNESWFAAFGLTVALVWIYMEMLRLVAIFSSND from the coding sequence ATGAGGAGCAGCAACCCGGTCCTCGTGCGACGGGGGTTCAGCCGTGGCAACGGCTACGCCGGCTTCAACACCGCACCGCAGGCCGGGTATGCACAGGGCAACCCCTACGCCCAGAACCCCTACGGCGTACAGGAGGGTGCCCCGCCGCAGGCCGTGGCCACCGCCGACCGGATGACGATGGACGACGTCATCGTCCGCTCGGCCACGACGCTCGGCACGGCCGTCCTCGGTGCCATTCTCGCCTGGGTGTTGCTGCCCGTCACGGCCACCAGCTTGTTCCTGGCCTTCGGTTCGGGACTGATCGCGATGGTCCTGGCGCTGGTCCAGAGCTTCAAGCGCACCCCGTCGCCCGCGCTGATCCTCGGATACGCCGCGTTCGAGGGTGTCTTCCTCGGCGTCCTCAGCGCGATGTACAACAGCCGGTGGAGTGGTGCCCCCTTCCAGGCGGTGCTCGGCACCATGGCGGTCTCGGGTGCGACCCTGCTCGTTTACCGCGCCGGCTGGATCCGCGTCACCGCCCGCTACGCTCGCATCGGTCTCGCCATCGGGATGGCCTTCGTGGTGGTCATGGCGGTCAACCTGATGCTAGTCGCGTTGGGCGTCGCCGAGAACGGCGGTCTGCGCAGCTTCGGCCCGATCGGCGCGCTCGTCGGCATCATCGCGATCCTGATTGGCGCCTTCTACCTGACCCTCGACTTCAAGGAGATCGAGGACGGCATCGCCTACGGTGCCCCGCGCAACGAGTCCTGGTTCGCCGCGTTCGGCCTCACCGTGGCCCTGGTGTGGATCTACATGGAGATGCTGCGCCTGGTGGCGATCTTCAGCAGCAACGACTAG
- a CDS encoding DUF4287 domain-containing protein: MSQLFSEETHRNLLARIPQCTGREVSDWLRAVEEGPALFRFEEKVSWLRHEYDLAYGHAKAIVHEYDLRRAARKLL; this comes from the coding sequence ATGTCCCAGCTCTTCTCCGAGGAGACCCACCGCAACCTGCTCGCCCGCATTCCCCAGTGCACCGGCCGTGAAGTCTCCGACTGGCTGCGCGCCGTCGAAGAAGGCCCTGCACTCTTCCGTTTCGAGGAGAAGGTCAGCTGGCTCCGGCACGAGTACGACCTGGCCTACGGCCACGCCAAGGCGATCGTGCACGAGTACGACCTGAGGAGAGCAGCCCGGAAGCTGCTCTGA